One Succinivibrio dextrinosolvens DNA window includes the following coding sequences:
- a CDS encoding sodium-dependent transporter, whose translation MTSTQNNNREQFTSRLGFLLIAAGCSIGLGNVWRFPYITGQYGGALFVLIYIAFLILLGIPLVTIELSVGRASRRSIGRSFEILTPNKKWYICKYFMITGNYILMAFYTMVTGWMFYYSSKMLLGEFTSSPMSQADSGAIFGGMLADPVTQIICTVIVTVVGFSVCACGVRNGVERITKPMMVLLFMLLIFLSARSFFLPGFEKGLEFYLMPDFSKISSQNLYEVLYAALGQAFFTLGLGIGSLQIFGSYMNSNKSITYEATVITLLDTIVAILAGIIIFPACFSYSVEPGQGPGLIFVTLVSVFSNMAAGQIWGSIFFIFMLFAAVSTLIAVFENIVGISIDVFSISRKKAVVYNCIVILVLSLPVILGFNVLSDVHPLGEGTVILDLYDFILSQNILQIGAIIYVLYVSWNYGWGFDKYLKETNKGSGFKLTNKFKFYFKYVLPLIVVFLLIQGYISVFNK comes from the coding sequence ATGACAAGTACGCAAAACAATAACAGAGAACAGTTTACTTCCAGACTTGGTTTCCTTCTGATCGCTGCAGGATGTTCAATCGGTCTTGGAAATGTATGGCGTTTCCCTTATATCACTGGTCAGTATGGCGGCGCTTTATTTGTACTTATCTATATTGCATTCCTGATTCTGCTGGGAATTCCTCTTGTAACAATTGAGCTTTCAGTTGGTAGAGCTTCAAGAAGATCTATTGGTCGTTCTTTTGAAATTCTGACTCCTAACAAAAAATGGTATATCTGCAAATATTTCATGATCACGGGTAATTATATCCTGATGGCTTTCTATACCATGGTTACAGGATGGATGTTTTATTACTCCTCAAAAATGCTGTTAGGTGAGTTTACTTCTTCTCCTATGAGCCAGGCTGATTCAGGCGCCATTTTCGGGGGAATGCTTGCAGATCCTGTTACTCAGATAATCTGTACTGTCATTGTTACTGTGGTTGGCTTCTCTGTATGTGCATGCGGTGTTAGAAACGGAGTTGAGCGTATAACCAAACCAATGATGGTTTTGCTGTTTATGCTGCTGATTTTCCTTTCCGCAAGATCTTTTTTTCTACCAGGATTTGAAAAGGGCTTAGAATTTTACTTAATGCCTGATTTTTCAAAGATCTCATCACAGAATCTTTATGAGGTATTGTATGCCGCACTTGGTCAGGCTTTCTTTACCTTAGGTTTAGGCATCGGTTCTCTACAGATTTTTGGTTCATATATGAACTCTAATAAGTCTATAACCTATGAAGCAACCGTGATTACTCTTTTAGATACCATAGTGGCAATTTTAGCTGGTATCATTATTTTCCCTGCCTGCTTTAGCTACTCAGTTGAACCAGGACAGGGCCCTGGGCTGATTTTTGTTACTCTGGTTTCTGTTTTCTCAAATATGGCTGCAGGCCAGATCTGGGGAAGTATCTTCTTTATCTTTATGCTATTTGCTGCTGTTTCAACACTGATCGCTGTGTTCGAAAATATTGTCGGTATCAGCATTGATGTTTTCAGCATTTCAAGAAAGAAAGCAGTTGTTTACAACTGTATTGTGATTCTTGTTCTGTCCTTACCTGTAATCCTCGGATTTAATGTATTGTCAGATGTACATCCTCTAGGAGAAGGAACAGTAATTCTTGATTTGTATGATTTTATTCTTTCTCAGAATATTCTCCAAATTGGTGCAATAATCTACGTTTTATACGTCTCATGGAATTATGGTTGGGGATTTGATAAATATTTAAAGGAGACCAATAAGGGGTCGGGATTTAAATTAACCAATAAATTTAAGTTCTATTTCAAATATGTATTGCCTTTAATTGTTGTTTTCCTTTTAATTCAAGGCTATATATCAGTTTTTAATAAATAA
- the pnp gene encoding polyribonucleotide nucleotidyltransferase, with the protein MNLKPIVHTFKYGRHTITLETGAIGRQTDSAVMASMDDTTVFATVVCNRKEEVEGRDFFPLTVNYQERSYAAGKIPVSFFRREGRATEGETLISRLIDRPLRPLFPDGFVNEVQVVVTVMSANPEIPTDIISIIAASAALASSGLPWNGPLGAARVGYIDGQYVLNPLTSESKVSDLDLVVAGSEKAVVMVESEANCLPESVMLGAVMYGHEQQQVVIKEIEEFAKKVNRPVWDWVKPEENTALIEAVKADAEQAVGDAFRIVDKLERQDKLAEIQKNTTEKLKAEHEEWAEKDNEIAKIFFELERNIVRERILSGEKRIDGRTLRMIRPITIATGILPRVHGSALFTRGETQSIGTCTLGSERDAQTFEDMSGVRSDRFILHYNFPPYCVGEIGLIGSPKRREIGHGRLAKRALKAVLPEMEKFPYSIRVVSEITESNGSSSMASVCSGCLALMDAGVPIKAPVAGIAMGLVKEDDRVAILTDIMGDEDHLGDMDFKVAGTRDGVTALQMDIKTDGITREIMQNALTDAHAARIHLLNVMQKAIPGPRETLSPYAPRVVTIKVPANKVKEVIGKGGFNVRSIQADTNSQIDIDDDGTVKISASSLASADAAIKRINDLLVEVEVGQDYDGKVVRITDFGAFVNILPGRDGLVHISQITEERVENVNDYLCVGDEVRVRVLDIDNTGRIRLSIKALTEAENAKTEADEQKTEQDSAPEVDLDEDAEPTENTYVQASSEDLPNPYENSPREE; encoded by the coding sequence ATGAATTTAAAGCCAATAGTTCACACCTTTAAATATGGTCGTCATACTATTACATTAGAAACTGGAGCAATTGGTCGTCAGACAGATTCTGCTGTTATGGCATCAATGGACGATACTACCGTATTTGCTACTGTAGTATGCAACCGAAAAGAAGAAGTTGAAGGTAGAGATTTCTTCCCTCTAACAGTTAATTATCAGGAACGTTCTTATGCAGCAGGAAAAATTCCTGTAAGTTTCTTCCGTAGAGAAGGCCGTGCAACAGAAGGTGAAACCCTGATTTCTCGTCTTATCGACCGTCCATTACGTCCATTATTCCCAGATGGTTTCGTAAACGAGGTTCAGGTTGTTGTTACTGTTATGTCAGCAAATCCTGAAATTCCTACAGACATCATTTCTATTATTGCCGCTTCAGCAGCATTAGCTTCATCCGGTCTCCCATGGAATGGTCCTTTGGGTGCAGCTCGTGTAGGTTATATTGATGGTCAGTATGTTTTAAACCCATTAACTTCAGAGTCAAAGGTTTCAGATCTTGATCTTGTTGTTGCAGGTTCAGAGAAAGCTGTAGTGATGGTAGAGTCTGAGGCTAACTGCTTGCCAGAGTCAGTAATGCTTGGTGCTGTTATGTACGGTCATGAGCAGCAGCAGGTTGTAATCAAAGAGATTGAAGAGTTTGCCAAGAAGGTTAACCGTCCTGTCTGGGATTGGGTAAAGCCAGAGGAGAACACCGCTTTAATCGAGGCTGTTAAGGCTGATGCAGAGCAGGCTGTAGGTGATGCTTTCAGAATCGTAGATAAGTTAGAGCGTCAGGATAAGCTTGCTGAAATTCAGAAGAATACAACTGAGAAACTAAAGGCAGAGCACGAAGAGTGGGCTGAGAAAGACAATGAAATCGCTAAGATTTTCTTTGAATTAGAGCGTAATATTGTCCGTGAGAGAATCCTTTCAGGTGAAAAGCGTATCGATGGTCGTACCTTAAGAATGATTCGTCCAATTACCATTGCAACTGGTATTCTTCCACGTGTTCACGGTTCTGCATTATTCACCCGTGGTGAAACTCAGTCTATTGGTACCTGTACTTTAGGTTCTGAGAGAGATGCTCAGACTTTTGAAGATATGTCAGGTGTTCGTTCAGACAGATTTATTCTTCACTATAATTTCCCTCCATACTGTGTTGGTGAGATTGGTCTTATCGGTTCTCCAAAGCGTCGTGAAATCGGTCACGGTCGTCTTGCCAAGAGAGCTTTAAAGGCAGTGCTTCCAGAGATGGAGAAGTTCCCATATTCAATCCGTGTCGTTTCAGAAATTACTGAGTCAAACGGTTCATCTTCAATGGCATCTGTATGCTCAGGATGTCTAGCATTGATGGATGCTGGTGTACCTATCAAGGCTCCTGTTGCCGGTATTGCAATGGGTCTTGTTAAAGAAGATGACAGAGTTGCAATTCTGACTGATATTATGGGTGATGAAGACCATTTAGGTGATATGGACTTCAAGGTAGCCGGCACCCGTGACGGTGTTACCGCTCTACAGATGGATATCAAGACAGACGGTATTACCCGTGAAATCATGCAGAATGCATTAACTGATGCTCATGCTGCAAGAATTCACTTACTGAATGTAATGCAGAAGGCAATTCCTGGTCCTCGTGAAACTCTTTCTCCTTATGCTCCACGTGTAGTAACCATCAAGGTTCCTGCAAACAAGGTTAAGGAAGTTATCGGCAAGGGTGGTTTTAACGTACGTTCAATTCAGGCAGATACCAATTCACAGATTGATATCGATGATGATGGTACTGTAAAGATTTCTGCTTCTTCCTTAGCTTCTGCTGATGCTGCAATTAAGCGCATTAATGATCTTTTAGTTGAAGTTGAAGTTGGTCAGGATTATGATGGAAAAGTTGTAAGAATCACTGATTTCGGTGCTTTTGTTAACATTCTTCCAGGCAGAGATGGTCTTGTACACATTTCTCAGATCACCGAAGAGCGTGTAGAGAATGTAAATGATTATCTATGTGTTGGTGATGAAGTTCGTGTTCGTGTTCTGGATATTGATAATACCGGAAGAATCCGCTTATCAATCAAGGCATTAACTGAAGCTGAGAATGCAAAGACTGAAGCTGATGAGCAGAAGACAGAACAGGATTCAGCTCCAGAAGTTGATTTGGATGAAGATGCTGAGCCAACAGAGAACACTTATGTTCAGGCCTCATCTGAGGATTTGCCAAATCCATATGAGAATAGCCCTCGCGAAGAATAA
- the rpsO gene encoding 30S ribosomal protein S15 — protein MLTVEDKAKIVAEFGRNPQDTGYPEVQIALLSARISDLQPHFETHKKDHHSRRGLLRLVAQRRKLLDYLKTSDLARYSAIVEKLGLRR, from the coding sequence ATGTTAACAGTAGAAGATAAGGCAAAAATCGTTGCTGAGTTTGGTCGTAACCCACAGGACACTGGTTATCCAGAGGTTCAGATTGCATTACTATCTGCAAGAATTTCTGACCTGCAGCCTCACTTTGAGACTCACAAGAAGGATCACCACAGCCGTCGCGGCCTACTACGTTTAGTTGCTCAGCGTCGTAAGCTTCTTGACTACTTAAAGACTTCAGACCTTGCACGTTACAGCGCAATCGTTGAGAAGTTAGGTCTCCGTCGCTAA
- a CDS encoding LacI family DNA-binding transcriptional regulator, producing the protein MTVTVKTLAKAAGVSRGTVDRVLHNRGSVKKELALKIKTLAKELGYVPNRAGRALSGIRDRFKIGVLLPSVGNIFFEGVIEGIEKACSEYEELGVDVIYKKVQGYDEQTHLDAIDELKQMGCSALCLATIDTESVAQKINECELLGIKVILVNSDVKNCKRVCYVGSDYQKAGKTCAGLLSLISKFDKLNILVVTGSSLMHGHRKRIEGFVEELNNLNVDFEICGQIESNDSDIQAQIQTSKYLNEHKEVNCVYVTGAGVQGVGASIIATGRDDIIGIAFDDIYTTVEMVRAGIYKFVICQQPDRQGYHAIKRAYQVLSGSINETGFSDFYTDTIIKIASNIGK; encoded by the coding sequence ATGACAGTAACAGTTAAAACTTTAGCAAAGGCCGCTGGCGTATCAAGAGGAACTGTTGATAGAGTACTGCATAATCGTGGTTCGGTAAAAAAAGAACTAGCATTAAAAATCAAGACTCTGGCCAAGGAATTAGGATACGTTCCAAACAGAGCAGGCCGTGCTTTATCTGGTATAAGAGATCGCTTCAAGATCGGGGTTCTTCTACCTAGTGTTGGAAACATCTTTTTTGAGGGCGTTATCGAAGGAATTGAGAAGGCATGCTCAGAGTATGAAGAACTTGGTGTAGACGTCATTTATAAAAAAGTTCAGGGCTATGATGAGCAGACTCATTTAGATGCCATTGATGAACTTAAGCAGATGGGATGTTCTGCCCTTTGTCTTGCAACCATAGATACAGAATCTGTTGCTCAGAAGATTAATGAATGTGAATTGCTAGGAATAAAGGTAATTCTGGTTAATTCAGATGTAAAGAACTGCAAGAGGGTCTGCTATGTCGGCTCTGACTATCAGAAAGCAGGTAAAACCTGTGCAGGTTTGCTTTCTCTTATTTCAAAGTTTGATAAGCTGAATATTCTGGTGGTTACCGGTTCAAGTCTGATGCACGGTCACAGAAAACGTATCGAAGGTTTTGTTGAGGAATTAAATAATCTTAATGTAGATTTTGAAATCTGCGGTCAGATAGAATCAAATGATTCAGATATTCAGGCTCAGATTCAGACTTCAAAATATTTAAACGAACATAAGGAAGTAAACTGTGTATACGTTACAGGCGCCGGTGTTCAGGGAGTTGGCGCCTCAATTATAGCAACCGGTCGGGACGATATAATCGGTATCGCCTTCGATGATATATATACAACTGTAGAAATGGTAAGAGCTGGTATTTACAAGTTTGTTATCTGCCAGCAGCCAGACCGTCAGGGCTATCATGCCATTAAACGTGCCTATCAGGTACTTTCTGGATCTATAAACGAGACAGGTTTTTCTGATTTTTATACAGATACTATTATAAAAATCGCATCTAATATCGGAAAATAA
- the xylB gene encoding xylulokinase, whose translation MRYLLGVDLGTSGTKTVLFDENGNTLSSKTIEYPLLQPKNGWAEQDPKFWYDATINSIKYVLEDSKVNAEDVVALSIAGQMHGLVMLDENGKVLRNSILWCDARTQKQCDEITALVGKKRLIEINANPALTGFTAPKILWVRENEPEIYDKCRTILLPKDYVRYMLTGNRAMEISDASGTNLLDITNRVWSDEILEKLNIDKSLLPPIIESSAVAGHITPEIAKLTGLSEKTIVAGGAGDNAAAALGTGVCKEGDAFVTLGTSGVIFAHTNKPSIDPLGRVHTFCAAVENSWTAMSCTLAAGLSLRWTRDELYSFEKDQEAKAGSDVYNLMTAKASECPVGSDGLIYLPYLMGERSPVLDPNARGVFFGLSARHTKAHMTRAVLEGITLSQRHNLDVLHQMDINPVQLTACGGGAQSPFWRQLLADILKCKIITTTSKEGPALGAAILAGVAAGIFKSVEEGCAKLVKTSDKQSSTNESVAKMYDEVYKMYSFLYPTLRPAFSKLDTMRKKLDGEEVAKYKEVTDVEFERYGKVITDIDTAKLVSLVEKTPLIPGTDYKASVDYLEDPSVMPVLKNQVFGGLNVQFGYCNGDNKGLNCLEYHRNSELNIAATDAVLMVAPMTAVHDGIIDTNDVETFIVRKGQAVMFYETTLHYAPCVAPGYDHFKVGVVLPKDTNTDRPEGVTHEGESGCLTHNNKWLYAHKDSAEGKANMTTGKLIGKNLFID comes from the coding sequence ATGCGTTATTTATTGGGTGTTGACCTAGGTACATCAGGTACTAAAACAGTTTTATTTGACGAAAACGGAAATACTCTTTCATCAAAGACAATCGAGTATCCTTTATTACAGCCAAAGAATGGCTGGGCAGAGCAGGACCCTAAGTTCTGGTACGATGCAACTATCAATTCTATTAAGTATGTATTGGAAGACAGCAAGGTAAATGCTGAGGATGTAGTTGCCTTATCTATTGCAGGTCAGATGCATGGCCTTGTAATGTTGGATGAGAACGGAAAGGTTTTAAGAAATTCAATTCTATGGTGTGATGCCAGAACTCAGAAGCAGTGTGATGAGATTACAGCATTAGTAGGCAAGAAGAGACTTATTGAAATCAATGCAAACCCTGCACTGACAGGTTTCACCGCTCCAAAGATTTTATGGGTTCGTGAAAATGAGCCTGAGATTTACGACAAGTGTCGTACTATTCTTTTACCAAAAGATTATGTTCGCTATATGTTAACTGGCAACAGAGCAATGGAAATTTCTGATGCTTCTGGAACTAATCTTCTGGATATTACTAACAGAGTCTGGTCTGATGAGATTCTCGAGAAACTTAATATTGATAAGTCTCTGTTACCTCCAATTATCGAGTCAAGTGCGGTTGCAGGACACATTACTCCTGAAATTGCAAAATTAACCGGTCTAAGCGAAAAGACTATTGTTGCTGGCGGTGCAGGTGATAATGCAGCTGCCGCTCTTGGAACCGGCGTATGTAAAGAAGGTGATGCTTTCGTTACATTGGGTACATCAGGTGTTATTTTTGCTCACACCAACAAGCCTTCAATTGATCCATTAGGCCGTGTACATACTTTCTGTGCTGCTGTAGAGAATTCCTGGACTGCTATGTCTTGTACTTTAGCCGCCGGTTTATCTTTACGCTGGACCCGTGATGAGCTTTATTCATTTGAAAAAGATCAGGAAGCTAAGGCAGGCAGTGATGTTTACAATCTGATGACTGCTAAGGCTTCAGAGTGTCCTGTAGGTTCAGATGGTCTGATTTATCTTCCATATCTGATGGGTGAGAGATCTCCTGTATTAGATCCTAATGCACGTGGTGTTTTCTTTGGTTTAAGCGCAAGACATACAAAGGCTCATATGACAAGAGCTGTTCTTGAAGGTATTACCTTATCTCAGCGTCATAACCTTGATGTTCTTCATCAGATGGATATCAATCCAGTTCAGTTGACTGCCTGCGGTGGCGGTGCTCAGTCTCCATTCTGGCGTCAGCTTCTTGCAGATATTCTAAAATGCAAGATTATTACCACCACCTCTAAGGAAGGTCCTGCTTTAGGTGCAGCTATCCTTGCTGGTGTTGCAGCAGGTATATTCAAATCAGTTGAAGAAGGCTGTGCAAAACTGGTTAAGACTTCTGACAAGCAGTCTTCAACCAATGAGAGTGTTGCTAAGATGTATGACGAGGTATATAAGATGTATTCCTTCTTATATCCAACACTTCGTCCTGCCTTCTCAAAGCTGGACACCATGAGAAAGAAACTTGATGGTGAAGAGGTTGCTAAATACAAGGAAGTTACCGACGTTGAATTTGAAAGATACGGAAAGGTAATTACGGATATTGATACAGCAAAGCTTGTATCTCTGGTTGAGAAGACTCCATTAATTCCTGGTACAGACTATAAGGCATCTGTAGATTATCTAGAGGACCCTTCTGTAATGCCTGTATTAAAGAATCAGGTCTTTGGCGGACTGAATGTTCAGTTTGGCTACTGCAACGGAGATAACAAGGGCTTAAACTGCCTTGAATACCATCGCAACAGTGAGCTTAACATTGCGGCTACCGATGCAGTTTTAATGGTTGCTCCAATGACTGCTGTTCATGACGGTATTATTGATACCAACGATGTTGAAACCTTTATCGTAAGAAAAGGTCAGGCCGTTATGTTCTATGAGACTACTCTGCATTATGCTCCTTGTGTCGCTCCTGGCTATGATCATTTCAAGGTTGGTGTGGTTTTACCTAAGGATACTAATACCGACAGACCAGAGGGAGTTACCCATGAAGGAGAGTCTGGATGTCTAACTCACAACAACAAGTGGTTATATGCACATAAAGACTCTGCCGAGGGCAAGGCAAACATGACCACAGGCAAACTAATCGGTAAGAATCTGTTTATAGATTAG
- the mmsB gene encoding multiple monosaccharide ABC transporter permease codes for MAYILNMFKRNSLLIALVLVMIFFEVLIQSTDKGSLFSPQNFTNIIYQNSYVIILAVGMLFLIIGCGNIDLSVGSIVALIGAVAGVLMVNNEYNIYMSMAICILLGIIIGAWHGFWIAYIRIPSFIVTLAGMLLFRGLALIVLDGITINPFPYEYLQLFTSFIPANRADAYATTVAITMVIVAIYVVGVLFSRVSKIKKGYEVEPLSGFLFKHVIVLAALIASSLLLAQNKGIPVILVLIAAVVIIYAFIANKTVVGRRIYALGGNEKAAKLSGVNTNRLLFLSYVNMGLLAAVAALVCVARFNSASPMAGTGYELDAIGSCFIGGASAYGGVGTVGGAVIGAIFMGVLNNGMSILGVDANWQKAVKGLVLLVAVVVDVMSKKRVTN; via the coding sequence ATGGCTTATATTTTAAACATGTTCAAACGTAATTCTCTGTTAATTGCGTTAGTTTTAGTAATGATCTTCTTTGAAGTTCTGATTCAGTCTACTGATAAGGGATCTCTATTCTCACCTCAGAACTTTACTAACATTATTTATCAGAACAGTTACGTTATTATCTTAGCCGTAGGTATGTTATTCCTGATTATCGGTTGCGGTAACATCGATTTGTCTGTTGGTTCTATCGTTGCATTAATCGGTGCCGTTGCCGGTGTATTGATGGTTAACAATGAATACAACATTTACATGTCAATGGCTATCTGTATTCTGTTAGGTATTATCATCGGTGCTTGGCATGGTTTCTGGATTGCATACATCCGTATTCCATCATTCATCGTTACCTTAGCAGGTATGTTACTGTTCCGTGGTTTAGCTCTGATTGTTCTTGACGGTATTACCATCAACCCATTCCCATATGAGTACTTACAGCTGTTCACCTCATTCATACCAGCTAACCGTGCTGATGCATATGCAACTACTGTTGCAATCACCATGGTAATTGTTGCCATCTACGTTGTTGGTGTTCTATTCAGCCGTGTTTCAAAGATTAAGAAGGGTTATGAAGTAGAGCCTCTATCAGGCTTCCTGTTCAAGCATGTAATCGTATTAGCTGCTCTGATTGCTTCAAGCTTACTGTTAGCTCAGAACAAGGGTATTCCAGTTATCTTAGTTCTAATCGCTGCTGTTGTAATTATCTACGCATTCATTGCTAACAAGACTGTTGTTGGTCGTCGTATCTATGCTTTAGGTGGTAACGAGAAGGCTGCTAAGCTGTCTGGTGTTAATACAAACCGCTTACTGTTCCTGTCATATGTAAACATGGGCTTATTAGCAGCTGTTGCAGCTCTGGTCTGTGTGGCTCGTTTCAACTCAGCATCTCCTATGGCTGGTACTGGCTATGAGCTGGATGCAATCGGTTCCTGCTTCATCGGTGGTGCATCTGCATACGGTGGTGTTGGTACTGTTGGCGGTGCTGTTATCGGTGCTATCTTCATGGGTGTGCTGAACAACGGTATGTCAATCCTTGGTGTTGACGCTAACTGGCAGAAGGCTGTTAAAGGTCTAGTTCTTCTGGTTGCCGTGGTTGTTGATGTTATGTCAAAGAAGCGCGTAACTAACTAA
- the mmsA gene encoding multiple monosaccharide ABC transporter ATP-binding protein, which yields MTEQKVLLKMKNITKRFGKVTALKDVNLEVKEGEVHALVGENGAGKSTLMNVLSGIYPYGSYEGDIIFDNETCKFNKIHDSEDKGIVIIHQELALVPYLSIAENMFLGNERVSSMNKGIVDWPRTYQRAKELLDLVGLDEDPHTLIKDIGVGKQQLVEIAKAVSKNCRLLILDEPTASLNEDDSQKLLELIAKFRKEGMTSIIISHKLNEISYIANSITVVRDGSTIETLDNSNHDVSEDRIIAGMVGRALTDRFPKRDPSHKISDEVLLEVNNWTVHHPLNPKRKVNDNVSIKIHRGEVVGLAGLMGAGRTEFAKSLFGRSYGVNISGEVKMNGKPVQFKTVVQAIKSGLAYVTEDRKGDGLVLENPIAANMTLANLEEVSKNMVLDKNLEILKAKELKQDLNVKCASVMQNVGNLSGGNQQKVLLAKWMLAHPEVLILDEPTRGIDVGAKYEIYCLINKLVEAGKAVLMISSELPEILGMSDRIYVMNEGKIVGEMPRSEASQESIMGAILRTSGKKHIVEQ from the coding sequence ATGACCGAGCAAAAAGTATTGCTTAAGATGAAAAATATCACCAAACGTTTTGGTAAGGTTACAGCCTTAAAAGACGTTAACTTAGAGGTGAAAGAGGGTGAAGTCCACGCACTTGTTGGCGAAAACGGTGCTGGTAAGTCTACCCTTATGAATGTCTTAAGTGGAATTTACCCTTATGGCTCTTATGAAGGTGACATTATTTTTGATAATGAAACCTGTAAGTTTAATAAAATTCATGATTCCGAAGATAAAGGTATTGTAATTATCCATCAGGAATTAGCATTAGTACCTTATCTTTCAATCGCTGAAAACATGTTTTTAGGTAATGAGCGTGTAAGCTCAATGAACAAAGGTATTGTTGACTGGCCTAGAACTTATCAGCGTGCTAAAGAGTTACTTGATTTAGTTGGATTAGATGAAGATCCACATACTCTGATTAAAGATATTGGTGTTGGTAAACAGCAGCTGGTTGAAATTGCAAAGGCTGTTTCTAAGAACTGTCGTCTACTTATTCTTGACGAGCCAACAGCATCTCTGAACGAAGATGATTCTCAGAAGTTACTAGAACTTATCGCTAAGTTCAGAAAAGAGGGAATGACCTCCATCATTATTTCTCATAAGTTAAATGAGATTTCATATATCGCAAACTCAATTACTGTTGTACGTGATGGTTCAACAATTGAGACTCTAGATAATTCTAATCACGACGTTTCTGAAGACAGAATTATTGCTGGAATGGTTGGACGTGCTCTAACCGATCGTTTCCCTAAGAGAGACCCAAGCCACAAGATCTCCGATGAGGTCCTTCTAGAGGTTAACAACTGGACTGTTCATCACCCACTGAATCCAAAGAGAAAGGTAAATGACAACGTTTCAATCAAGATTCATCGTGGAGAGGTAGTTGGTCTAGCTGGTCTTATGGGTGCAGGTAGAACAGAATTTGCCAAGAGTCTGTTCGGTCGTTCATACGGTGTAAACATCAGTGGTGAAGTAAAGATGAACGGTAAGCCTGTTCAGTTTAAGACTGTAGTTCAGGCTATTAAGTCTGGTTTAGCATATGTAACAGAAGATCGTAAGGGCGATGGACTGGTTCTTGAGAACCCAATCGCAGCCAATATGACTCTGGCTAACCTTGAAGAAGTTTCAAAGAATATGGTCTTAGATAAGAATCTTGAGATTCTTAAGGCCAAGGAATTGAAACAGGATCTTAACGTCAAGTGTGCATCTGTAATGCAGAATGTAGGTAATCTATCTGGTGGTAACCAGCAGAAGGTTCTACTTGCTAAGTGGATGCTGGCTCATCCAGAGGTTCTGATTTTGGACGAACCTACTCGTGGTATTGACGTTGGTGCTAAATACGAAATTTACTGTCTGATCAACAAGCTTGTTGAAGCAGGAAAGGCTGTGCTGATGATTTCCTCTGAATTACCAGAAATTTTAGGTATGTCAGATCGTATTTATGTTATGAACGAAGGAAAGATTGTTGGAGAAATGCCTCGTTCAGAAGCAAGTCAGGAATCAATCATGGGTGCAATCCTACGTACATCCGGTAAGAAACATATTGTGGAGCAATAA